The following are from one region of the Biomphalaria glabrata chromosome 12, xgBioGlab47.1, whole genome shotgun sequence genome:
- the LOC129921970 gene encoding uncharacterized protein LOC129921970, with protein MASNTRSKTDSDRKLKIQELTETAALLELEGPSRSDYIRQKLDEWERREFELAIEREKNEHELAKDKEKHEHELAMERERQATERARIAQENETARTVADSQPASPASSQGSSSSSPNIPFEPFDEKSESVEVYLTRFEEVARYYSLPKDRWCFRLAQCLRGKAYEAYTKLPSYQREDFEALKEALLVQFELTSDSYHKKFRGSRLERKETYVNLCDRLDKYLGKWLALSKMPETFEGLRNLILAEQLRDCLTQETRIYVNEQQATDPSDIAIAADRYIAARRDQKAKTPVTEPQSSETSPAQPTPHNQNQNNQARVPSQHPSNQSNRPPHQSRQNNSYHPPHRDSHNTRDDRRTQQQHAPHVVSALTTVRRLKTGNPVDPQIPCVPPHPSTSPPGVEQALINGVQTYIMFDTACSFTSIIREALIDSADLTGETVEIQTVDKTTPPMVLPIARVHVECRYVHGTINAAVMESPVYDFILGSQYVPLGNVKKPYFSLPVGRTTRQKDGPNQSNTGRHHSTPQFNRTKEIKPLIPGIDSVRRRWYGQQSWPPRINMIPAWNHKGGSHHRFPPSPSCCNSSPSPPTASGRTHRYPNKPDLNHRSRYSPPKHNSPRWDRN; from the coding sequence ATGGCCAGCAATACTAGATCCAAGACTGACTCTGACAGAAAGCTTAAAATACAGGAACTGACAGAGACAGCGGCATTGTTAGAGTTAGAGGGTCCAAGTCGCTCTGACTACATCCGACAAAAGTTGGATGAGTGGGAGAGACGAGAATTCGAGTTAGcaatagagagggagaaaaatgAGCACGAGCTAGCcaaagataaagaaaaacatGAGCACGAGTTAGCCATGGAGCGGGAGAGACAGGCAACCGAAAGAGCTAGAATAGCTCAAGAGAATGAGACGGCTCGCACAGTAGCCGATTCTCAGCCTGCTAGCCCAGCTTCCAGCCAAGGGTCCTCAAGTAGCTCACCAAACATCCCCTTCGAGCCCTTCGATGAGAAGAGCGAAAGTGTTGAGGTTTACTTAACACGATTCGAAGAGGTGGCACGCTATTATAGCTTGCCCAAggataggtggtgttttagaCTAGCGCAATGCCTTCGAGGCAAAGCTTACGAGGCTTACACAAAGCTCCCCTCATACCAACGGGAGGACTTTGAAGCCCTAAAAGAGGCACTATTGGTTCAATTTGAGCTAACCTCTGATTCATACCATAAGAAGTTTCGAGGGTCCCGCCTTGAGCGCAAAGAAACTTATGTCAATCTTTGCGACAGGCTGGACAAATACCTCGGAAAATGGCTAGCCCTCAGCAAAATGCCCGAAACATTTGAAGGTCTTAGAAACCTTATTCTGGCTGAGCAGCTTCGAGACTGCCTAACGCAGGAAACTCGAATATATGTCAATGAGCAACAGGCGACTGACCCTTCTGACATTGCAATTGCTGCAGACCGATACATAGCTGCCAGACGAGACCAGAAAGCTAAGACACCCGTAACAGAACCACAATCTAGCGAAACCTCCCCTGCCCAGCCCACACCTCACAAccaaaatcaaaacaaccaggCACGTGTCCCTTCACAACACCCATCCAACCAGTCGAACCGCCCTCCCCATCAATCACGCCAGAATAATTCCTACCACCCCCCTCACCGTGACTCACATAACACGCGTGACGACAGGAGGACTCAACAACAACATGCCCCACACGTCGTATCGGCCCTGACGACCGTTCGACGGCTCAAGACTGGTAACCCTGTAGACCCTCAAATCCCATGTGTACCGCCACACCCCTCTACATCACCCCCAGGTGTAGAGCAGGCCCTAATAAACGGCGTTCAAACTTATATCATGTTTGATACAGCCTGCTCTTTTACTTCCATAATAAGGGAAGCGCTGATTGATTCGGCAGATCTCACCGGTGAAACGGTAGAGATCCAAACCGTCGACAAAACTACACCTCCAATGGTCTTGCCCATAGCGAGGGTTCATGTAGAATGTCGATACGTGCACGGGACCATAAACGCCGCTGTTATGGAGTCACCCGTGTACGACTTTATTCTTGGCTCCCAATACGTACCATTAGGAAATGTCAAGAAGCCATATTTTTCCCTGCCAGTCGGTAGAACGACTAGACAGAAGGATGGCCCAAATCAGTCAAACACTGGGCGCCATCACTCAACACCTCAGTTCAACCGAACTAAGGAAATTAAACCCCTAATTCCTggcattgacagtgtcagacgGCGTTGGTATGGTCAACAATCTTGGCCCCCACGTATAAATATGATACCTGCATGGAATCACAAAGGTGGTAGTCACCACCGATTCCCGCCCAGTCCATCATGTTGCAACTCCTCCCCATCACCCCCCACTGCTTCAGGTAGGACGCACAGGTACCCAAACAAACCTGACCTCAACCACAGGTCACGTTATTCTCCACCCAAACACAACAGTCCACGGTGGGATCGAAATTAG